A single window of Archangium gephyra DNA harbors:
- a CDS encoding ExbD/TolR family protein has protein sequence MAIKVPGKRYGKRLQHSKVFGHGAHHGKHGGNADVLITPLVDMFVIIVLFLIANFSATGEVLMMTKDIQLPEAVNVKEVEMHPVVMVSGEEVSISGNVVGRVQDLVKEEYLNIPALEEKLRDMKKQFEDLHSMAEGNTNAFKGDVNIQAHKDVEFAIIKRVMFSCASAGYNNINFATLQKGEAGAEPPTAAATP, from the coding sequence ATGGCCATCAAGGTTCCTGGCAAGCGCTACGGCAAGCGGCTGCAACACTCCAAGGTGTTCGGCCACGGTGCCCACCACGGCAAGCACGGCGGCAACGCCGACGTGCTCATCACGCCGCTGGTCGACATGTTCGTGATCATCGTGCTCTTCCTCATCGCCAACTTCTCGGCGACGGGCGAGGTGCTGATGATGACCAAGGACATCCAGCTTCCCGAGGCGGTCAACGTCAAGGAAGTGGAGATGCACCCGGTGGTGATGGTCTCCGGCGAGGAGGTCTCCATCTCCGGCAACGTGGTGGGCCGGGTGCAGGACCTGGTCAAGGAGGAGTACCTCAACATTCCCGCGCTCGAGGAGAAGCTGCGGGACATGAAGAAGCAGTTCGAGGACCTCCACTCCATGGCCGAGGGCAACACCAACGCCTTCAAGGGTGATGTGAACATCCAGGCCCACAAGGACGTGGAGTTCGCCATCATCAAGCGGGTGATGTTCAGCTGCGCCAGCGCCGGCTACAACAACATCAACTTCGCCACCCTGCAGAAGGGCGAGGCCGGGGCCGAGCCGCCCACGGCCGCCGCCACGCCGTAA
- a CDS encoding biopolymer transporter ExbD — protein MAGGMDLGGGKGKKSLDVAINLTPFIDLMAVTISFLIMTAVWTQIGRLQVAQAGGPATEEEQKQEEQTKTVQLTLFVTPTELRLAADQSEFPAIEAKRGENGKLDLAPLLARFKELKAQFPDQSAITLQTEDKVRYEDLVRIIDQCIGAGLPQVSVSAIMG, from the coding sequence ATGGCCGGTGGAATGGATCTCGGGGGAGGTAAAGGCAAGAAGTCACTCGACGTTGCCATCAACCTCACCCCCTTCATCGACCTGATGGCGGTGACCATCAGCTTCCTCATCATGACGGCCGTCTGGACCCAGATTGGGCGGCTCCAGGTGGCTCAGGCCGGCGGTCCGGCCACCGAGGAAGAGCAGAAGCAGGAAGAGCAGACCAAGACGGTCCAGCTCACGCTGTTCGTCACGCCCACCGAGCTGCGGCTGGCGGCGGACCAGAGCGAGTTCCCGGCCATCGAGGCCAAGCGCGGTGAGAACGGCAAGCTGGACCTGGCGCCGTTGCTCGCCCGCTTCAAGGAGCTCAAGGCGCAGTTCCCGGATCAGTCAGCCATCACGCTGCAGACCGAGGACAAGGTCCGGTACGAGGACCTGGTGCGCATCATCGATCAGTGCATCGGCGCCGGCCTGCCCCAGGTCTCGGTGTCCGCCATCATGGGTTAG
- a CDS encoding MASE1 domain-containing protein, producing the protein MSRQHRWRASAWTGGIAIQSHPQRFDRSSPAGMRGIAEMLALGVVYLASCWLGLTQATIAGAASPVWPATGVALAGLLLLGVSRWPALFVGACISILGFGSGAIPATTLAIAAGNTLEAVLGVLLLRRLGFSPSLSRTQDVLALTATAAACTLVSALVGALSLGLTGRVPWDGFVLTTWVWWLGNAMGALVVTPVLLLLSRPRPEPRRREALVLAGLTLVVALWSFSGAHRGTPLAYAQVFLLFPLGVWAALRFGSQGAALSTLFIATASIWGTISGHGAFISREDGRTVDLLELQLFLATIAFTGLLLAASRAERKSARAQLELLATAVRSVQEGVLICELSPGEELQLVYANESFRAMVGCSHQELVGRAPRELCGTGIEPEVQQRLEEALRERDFFRGEVVLAHKDGSRVYSEVQLSPVRNAEGQVLYFVATYRDMTAQKQLQAKLVSAERIAAVGTLAAGVGHEINNPLAYLMLNLEGVAQSLARGPEGLAEARASLESAQEGAERIRVIVRDLKVFSRQQGEERAMLDVNEVVVPALRMAAHAVRPRARLVEDFGQPPKVLGSEARLGQVMLNLLVNALQAIPEGNPEHHEVRVRTGRDDTGRALVEVSDTGCGMPAPVLARIFDPFFTTKPWGEGTGLGLAICQQIIQAHGGELRVSSEEGKGSCFTVLLPSAESRPAAKTPLPVAPAPVPALPPRRRILIIDDEPRLAQSMRMLIEPSHDVFVTTRGAEALAWVNEGQRFDLVLCDLQMPGTTGMDVYSHLRANVPELAERLVFISGGAYTQATRDFVRSVRNRILEKPVRPDELLATIDDALATTPAA; encoded by the coding sequence ATGTCGCGTCAACACCGCTGGCGGGCCAGCGCGTGGACGGGGGGAATCGCCATCCAGTCGCATCCACAGCGCTTCGACCGCTCATCGCCAGCCGGCATGCGGGGTATCGCGGAGATGCTCGCGCTGGGGGTGGTGTATCTCGCCTCCTGCTGGCTGGGGCTGACGCAGGCCACCATCGCCGGCGCGGCGAGCCCGGTGTGGCCCGCCACGGGGGTGGCGCTCGCGGGTCTGCTCCTGCTCGGCGTGTCCCGCTGGCCGGCCCTCTTCGTGGGCGCGTGCATCTCCATCCTGGGGTTTGGCTCCGGAGCCATTCCCGCCACGACGCTGGCCATCGCCGCGGGCAACACCCTGGAGGCGGTGCTGGGCGTGCTGCTGCTCAGGCGCCTGGGTTTCTCTCCCTCGCTCTCGCGGACGCAGGACGTGCTGGCACTCACCGCCACGGCGGCCGCGTGCACGCTCGTCAGCGCGCTGGTGGGGGCGCTCAGCCTGGGGTTGACGGGCCGGGTGCCCTGGGACGGCTTCGTCCTCACCACGTGGGTATGGTGGCTGGGCAACGCCATGGGGGCGCTGGTGGTGACGCCGGTGTTGCTGCTGCTCTCCCGGCCGCGCCCCGAGCCACGCCGGCGCGAGGCGCTGGTGCTGGCGGGGCTCACCCTGGTGGTGGCCCTGTGGTCCTTCAGCGGCGCTCACCGGGGCACCCCGCTGGCCTATGCCCAGGTGTTCCTCCTCTTCCCCCTGGGCGTGTGGGCGGCGCTGCGCTTCGGCTCCCAGGGCGCGGCGCTCTCCACGCTCTTCATCGCGACGGCATCCATCTGGGGCACCATCTCGGGCCATGGCGCGTTCATCTCGCGCGAGGACGGGCGGACGGTGGACCTGCTGGAGCTGCAGCTCTTCCTGGCCACCATCGCCTTCACCGGGCTGCTGCTGGCGGCGTCCCGGGCCGAGCGCAAGAGCGCCCGCGCTCAGCTGGAGTTGCTGGCCACCGCCGTGCGCAGCGTGCAGGAGGGCGTGCTCATCTGCGAGCTGAGCCCGGGCGAGGAGCTCCAGCTGGTGTACGCCAACGAGTCCTTCCGCGCCATGGTGGGCTGCTCCCACCAGGAGCTGGTGGGCCGCGCGCCCCGGGAGCTGTGTGGAACCGGCATCGAGCCGGAGGTGCAACAGCGGCTGGAGGAGGCCCTGCGCGAGCGCGACTTCTTCCGCGGCGAGGTGGTGCTGGCGCACAAGGACGGCTCGCGGGTGTACAGCGAGGTGCAGCTGTCCCCGGTGCGCAACGCGGAGGGCCAGGTGCTCTACTTCGTGGCCACCTACCGCGACATGACGGCGCAGAAGCAGCTCCAGGCGAAGCTGGTGTCCGCCGAGCGCATCGCCGCCGTGGGCACGCTGGCGGCCGGTGTGGGTCATGAGATCAACAATCCGCTCGCCTACCTGATGCTGAACCTGGAGGGTGTGGCACAAAGTCTGGCCCGGGGGCCCGAGGGGCTCGCCGAGGCGCGTGCCAGCCTGGAGAGTGCCCAGGAGGGCGCCGAGCGCATCCGCGTCATCGTGCGGGATTTGAAGGTGTTCAGCCGGCAGCAGGGGGAGGAGCGGGCGATGCTGGACGTCAACGAGGTGGTGGTGCCGGCGCTGCGCATGGCGGCCCATGCGGTGCGGCCCCGGGCCCGGCTGGTGGAGGACTTCGGTCAGCCTCCCAAGGTGCTGGGCAGCGAGGCGCGGCTCGGACAGGTGATGCTCAACCTGCTCGTCAACGCGCTGCAGGCCATCCCCGAGGGCAACCCGGAGCACCACGAGGTGCGCGTGCGCACCGGCCGCGACGACACGGGCCGCGCCCTGGTGGAGGTGTCCGACACCGGCTGTGGCATGCCCGCGCCCGTGCTGGCCCGCATCTTCGACCCGTTCTTCACCACCAAACCCTGGGGGGAGGGTACCGGATTGGGACTCGCCATCTGTCAGCAGATCATCCAGGCCCACGGCGGCGAGCTGCGCGTGAGCAGCGAGGAGGGCAAGGGCTCGTGCTTCACCGTCCTGCTGCCCTCCGCCGAGAGCAGGCCCGCGGCGAAGACGCCCCTGCCGGTGGCGCCCGCGCCCGTGCCCGCGCTCCCACCGCGCCGGCGCATCCTCATCATCGACGACGAGCCGCGCCTGGCCCAGTCCATGCGCATGCTCATCGAGCCCTCGCACGACGTGTTCGTCACCACGCGCGGCGCCGAGGCCCTCGCGTGGGTGAACGAGGGGCAGCGCTTCGACCTGGTGCTGTGTGATTTGCAGATGCCGGGCACGACGGGCATGGACGTCTACTCGCACCTGCGCGCGAACGTGCCGGAGCTGGCCGAGCGGCTCGTCTTCATCTCCGGCGGGGCCTACACGCAGGCCACGCGCGACTTCGTGCGCTCGGTGCGCAACCGGATATTGGAGAAGCCGGTGCGGCCCGACGAGCTGCTGGCCACCATCGACGACGCGCTGGCCACCACGCCAGCGGCCTGA
- a CDS encoding LON peptidase substrate-binding domain-containing protein: protein MTTALERIALTTHALKVFPLPSAVLFPHAALPLHIFEPRYRALVRDALAGDKVMALAQLQPGWEGQYGERPPMQPMMCAGLIIWHEELQDGRYNILLQGVSRARLLEEVPGEHLYRQARVQLLPDGDYQGPEEERLRQAVFELAGRVPASFAENLLPVVARSQGGALADVVAAAVVPEPERRQELLCELDVRTRLVAVLDDVGELIARLSPVKPVGPLN, encoded by the coding sequence ATGACCACGGCCCTCGAACGCATTGCCCTCACCACCCACGCGCTGAAGGTCTTCCCGCTGCCCTCGGCGGTCCTCTTTCCGCACGCGGCCCTGCCCCTCCACATCTTCGAGCCGCGCTACCGCGCCCTGGTGCGCGACGCGCTCGCCGGAGACAAGGTGATGGCGCTCGCCCAGCTGCAGCCCGGCTGGGAAGGCCAGTACGGCGAGCGGCCGCCCATGCAGCCCATGATGTGTGCGGGACTCATCATCTGGCACGAGGAGTTGCAGGACGGGCGCTACAACATCCTCCTGCAGGGCGTCAGCCGTGCCCGTCTGCTCGAGGAGGTGCCGGGCGAGCACCTGTACCGCCAGGCACGGGTGCAGCTGCTGCCGGACGGCGACTACCAGGGGCCCGAGGAGGAGCGGCTGCGCCAGGCCGTCTTCGAGCTGGCCGGGCGGGTCCCCGCCTCGTTCGCGGAGAACCTGCTGCCCGTGGTGGCCCGCTCGCAGGGAGGCGCCCTGGCGGATGTGGTGGCCGCCGCCGTCGTCCCGGAGCCGGAGCGGCGCCAGGAGCTGCTGTGCGAGCTGGATGTGCGCACCCGGTTGGTGGCGGTGCTCGACGACGTGGGTGAGCTCATCGCCCGCCTCAGCCCGGTGAAGCCCGTGGGGCCGCTGAACTGA
- a CDS encoding general secretion pathway protein GspE: MARKRIGELLLERGAITAAQLEAALQAQQRTRQRLGAALVSLGAITEKTLAHALSEALGVPVIDLGTRPPDWGAIHLLRSRFCEQHDLFPVALESVGGRRLLVVAMADPLDTAGLQELEFTTGLKVSPRVAPLSAVRTAIQRYYHRPAPATAPAPTQAPEPIPDAQEDDVEEIIVGEELPPGETTRRVSLEQLIQEREQQRRLKRGQGRTSARPSTGDVSAALDSLFGESTPSEPVDRVEELERKFWALMRIMARKGLLTNEEFTRELDDEDGG, encoded by the coding sequence ATGGCCCGAAAGCGGATCGGCGAGTTGCTCCTGGAGAGGGGGGCGATCACCGCGGCCCAATTGGAAGCGGCGCTGCAGGCGCAACAGCGGACCCGGCAGCGGCTGGGGGCCGCGCTCGTGTCCCTGGGCGCCATCACCGAGAAGACCCTGGCCCACGCGCTGAGCGAGGCCCTGGGTGTGCCCGTCATCGATCTGGGCACCCGGCCCCCGGACTGGGGCGCCATCCACCTGCTGCGCTCGCGCTTCTGCGAGCAGCATGACCTGTTTCCCGTGGCCCTGGAGAGCGTGGGCGGGCGCCGGCTGCTGGTGGTGGCCATGGCCGACCCGCTCGACACCGCGGGCCTCCAGGAGCTGGAGTTCACCACCGGCCTGAAGGTAAGCCCCCGCGTGGCGCCGCTGTCCGCCGTGCGCACCGCCATCCAGCGCTACTACCACCGGCCTGCCCCCGCCACGGCCCCGGCCCCCACCCAGGCCCCGGAGCCCATCCCCGACGCCCAGGAGGACGATGTCGAGGAGATCATCGTCGGCGAGGAGCTGCCCCCCGGGGAGACGACGCGCCGCGTCTCGCTCGAGCAGCTCATCCAGGAGCGCGAGCAGCAGCGGCGGCTCAAGCGCGGCCAGGGAAGGACCAGCGCCCGGCCCTCGACCGGGGACGTCAGCGCCGCGCTGGACTCGCTCTTCGGCGAGAGCACCCCCTCCGAGCCCGTGGACCGGGTGGAGGAGCTCGAACGCAAGTTCTGGGCCCTCATGCGCATCATGGCCCGCAAGGGACTCCTGACGAACGAGGAGTTCACCCGCGAGCTGGATGATGAAGACGGGGGCTGA
- a CDS encoding HAD family hydrolase → MYPRAALFDLDGTLLDSLHDIGAAMNHALATQGLPVHPLADYRRFVGEGVRVLVGRAVPQGREEHHDAVMASYKAFYAEHLLDHTRPYPGVHEVLSRLQAEGVKLAVLSNKPDAATRRLVEALLPDVRFGAVYGERTGVPRKPDPTAALGIAAELGVAPGECAFIGDTAVDMDTARAAGMYSVGVTWGFRDVAELQKHGAGALAHSSDELLQALASAVTRP, encoded by the coding sequence ATGTACCCGCGCGCCGCGCTCTTCGACCTGGATGGCACCCTGCTGGACTCGCTGCACGACATCGGCGCGGCGATGAACCACGCGCTCGCCACCCAGGGCTTGCCCGTCCACCCGCTGGCCGACTACCGCCGCTTCGTGGGCGAGGGCGTCCGGGTGCTGGTGGGCCGCGCCGTCCCCCAGGGCCGCGAGGAGCACCACGACGCTGTGATGGCCTCCTACAAGGCCTTCTACGCCGAGCACCTCCTGGACCACACGCGGCCCTACCCCGGGGTACACGAGGTCCTCTCCCGGTTGCAGGCCGAGGGCGTGAAGCTGGCGGTGTTGAGCAACAAGCCCGACGCGGCCACCCGCCGGTTGGTGGAGGCCCTGCTGCCGGACGTGCGCTTTGGCGCCGTTTATGGCGAGCGGACCGGGGTGCCGCGGAAGCCGGACCCCACGGCGGCGCTCGGCATCGCGGCCGAGCTGGGCGTGGCGCCCGGGGAGTGTGCCTTCATCGGCGACACGGCGGTGGACATGGACACCGCGCGTGCCGCCGGCATGTACAGCGTGGGCGTCACCTGGGGCTTCCGCGACGTGGCGGAGCTCCAGAAGCATGGGGCCGGGGCGCTCGCCCACTCCTCGGACGAGCTGCTCCAGGCCCTCGCGAGCGCCGTTACACGACCCTGA
- the nadE gene encoding NAD(+) synthase codes for MRLVKIGLASVNTTVGAFGRNVDRALDVARRMAAEDVTVGVFQEQLIGGYPPEDLVQWQGFVENQWPQLERFARETGALSTVFLVGVAVNHQGLRYNCAALVAGGKILGLVPKEKLPTYNIFYEGRTFSRGYPGMREELRGVPFGDFLFRFDFGLLAPEVCEDIWSPEAPLRRRTYSGAELVVNVSASPFRVGHGDTRRELLATRASDHQCTIAYSNALGSNDGIIFDGGGFINQNGKPVLEEPRFQEGFAAAVVDLDRTLRLRAENTTWRSDREAWLREGGKLVPTIDCTAAFTSRREMLRYPVPAHRSFFLPAPDTRRSPREALCEDILDALALGIGDYFEKTRAFKVIGIALSGGRDSLLTLLIAYRYAKRVRPENPGSLLRAFYMPSRYSSDATREAAETIARELGVSFQVVPIEEAFERELNIARTMLAGAEVTPITEQNIQARLRAQRMWNWSNSSGGLFLQTGNMSERAVGYTTTGGDLMGALAVIANVPKTVVMYLLDYLLEQTGYEGIRKVLAKPAGPELAHNQVGEEELMPFPILDACFYLFAGEKLVPSEMQAALEAMFPEVEGARLRTYVEKFIRLFLQSIYKWVQAPLSLHIGNLDLDRERALQLPVVTSSDWTKG; via the coding sequence ATGCGGCTCGTGAAGATTGGGCTCGCCAGCGTCAACACCACCGTGGGTGCCTTCGGGCGCAACGTGGACAGGGCGCTCGACGTGGCGCGCCGGATGGCCGCCGAGGACGTCACCGTGGGCGTCTTCCAGGAGCAGCTCATCGGCGGCTACCCGCCCGAGGATCTGGTCCAGTGGCAGGGCTTCGTCGAGAACCAGTGGCCGCAGCTCGAGCGCTTCGCCCGCGAGACGGGCGCGCTGTCCACCGTGTTCCTCGTGGGCGTCGCCGTCAACCACCAGGGCCTGCGCTACAACTGCGCCGCGCTCGTGGCCGGTGGGAAGATCCTCGGGCTGGTGCCCAAGGAGAAGCTGCCCACCTACAACATCTTCTACGAGGGGCGCACCTTCTCCCGCGGCTACCCCGGCATGCGCGAGGAGCTTCGCGGCGTCCCGTTCGGCGACTTCCTCTTCCGCTTCGACTTCGGCCTGCTCGCCCCCGAGGTGTGCGAGGACATCTGGAGCCCCGAGGCGCCCCTGCGCCGGCGCACCTACTCGGGTGCGGAGCTGGTGGTGAACGTGTCCGCCTCGCCCTTCCGCGTGGGCCATGGGGACACCCGGCGCGAGCTGCTCGCCACCCGCGCGTCGGACCACCAGTGCACCATCGCGTACTCCAACGCGCTGGGCAGCAACGACGGCATCATCTTCGACGGGGGTGGCTTCATCAACCAGAACGGCAAGCCCGTGCTGGAGGAGCCGCGCTTCCAGGAGGGCTTCGCCGCGGCCGTGGTGGACCTGGACCGCACCCTGCGCCTGCGCGCGGAGAACACCACCTGGCGCAGCGACCGCGAGGCGTGGCTGCGCGAGGGCGGCAAGCTGGTGCCCACCATCGACTGCACCGCGGCCTTCACCAGCCGGCGCGAGATGCTGCGCTACCCGGTGCCCGCGCACCGCAGCTTCTTCCTCCCGGCTCCCGACACGCGCCGCTCCCCCCGCGAGGCCCTGTGCGAGGACATCCTCGACGCGCTCGCCCTGGGCATCGGCGACTACTTCGAGAAGACGCGTGCCTTCAAGGTCATCGGCATCGCGCTCTCGGGCGGGCGGGACTCGCTGCTCACCCTGCTCATCGCCTACCGCTACGCGAAGCGCGTGCGGCCGGAGAATCCTGGCAGCCTGCTGCGCGCCTTCTACATGCCCAGCCGCTACTCCAGCGACGCCACCCGCGAGGCCGCGGAGACGATCGCCCGGGAGCTGGGCGTGTCCTTCCAGGTGGTCCCCATCGAGGAGGCCTTCGAGCGCGAGCTGAACATCGCGCGCACCATGCTCGCGGGGGCCGAGGTGACGCCCATCACCGAGCAGAACATCCAGGCGCGCCTGCGCGCCCAGCGCATGTGGAACTGGTCCAACTCCAGCGGCGGCCTCTTCCTGCAGACGGGCAACATGAGCGAGCGCGCCGTGGGCTACACCACCACGGGTGGAGACCTGATGGGAGCGCTGGCCGTCATCGCCAACGTGCCCAAGACGGTCGTCATGTACCTGCTGGACTACCTGCTGGAGCAGACGGGCTACGAGGGCATCCGCAAGGTGCTGGCCAAGCCGGCCGGGCCGGAGCTGGCGCACAACCAGGTGGGCGAGGAGGAGCTGATGCCCTTCCCCATCCTCGACGCCTGCTTCTATCTGTTCGCGGGAGAGAAGCTGGTGCCCTCGGAGATGCAGGCCGCGCTGGAGGCCATGTTCCCCGAGGTGGAGGGCGCGCGGCTGCGCACCTACGTGGAGAAGTTCATCCGGCTCTTCCTCCAGTCCATCTACAAGTGGGTGCAGGCGCCGCTGTCCCTGCACATCGGCAACCTGGACCTGGACCGCGAGCGCGCGCTGCAACTGCCCGTCGTCACCAGCAGCGACTGGACGAAGGGGTAG
- a CDS encoding outer membrane protein: MKLKILAGLVTALIYGNAAMAQDVSDTDTNNTQGQTSPDNIGGAGQDDTLILDQEDVAPVPDIGLQEEGVGGAGLEGQDAFGGSGQAGQTVQPKSGIPMQGQNGMTLFCTPVQQGQATGGSGDLQGNEQSSLQRDYDVQVGQVDDTIVSDDAFGGSGYDVKEKDEGQEKGDMRGLSVLVGAGVEGYTGGLAPEINPGATVGVMAGLRPSKVFGLELGYSGAVNNLDADVGGSGPDIVRNGAVANVTLGLTAAPIQPYVLGGFGMNWYNIRNGEALGFSDDTSSRVPVGVGLRTHIGDFTADARVNYNILLNEDFAPGVDDRFSTGSYQGTLNLGGTF, translated from the coding sequence ATGAAACTGAAGATTCTGGCTGGGCTCGTGACGGCGCTTATCTACGGCAACGCTGCCATGGCCCAGGACGTGAGCGACACCGACACCAACAACACCCAGGGACAGACGTCCCCGGACAACATCGGCGGCGCGGGCCAGGATGACACTCTCATCCTCGACCAGGAGGACGTCGCTCCGGTGCCCGACATCGGTCTGCAGGAGGAGGGCGTGGGCGGCGCCGGACTCGAGGGCCAGGACGCCTTCGGCGGCTCGGGCCAGGCCGGTCAGACCGTGCAGCCCAAGAGCGGCATCCCCATGCAGGGCCAGAACGGCATGACGCTCTTCTGCACCCCGGTGCAGCAGGGCCAGGCCACCGGTGGCAGCGGCGACCTGCAGGGCAACGAGCAGTCCTCGCTGCAGCGGGACTACGACGTCCAGGTCGGCCAGGTCGACGACACCATCGTGAGCGATGATGCCTTCGGCGGCTCCGGCTACGATGTGAAGGAGAAGGATGAGGGCCAGGAGAAGGGCGACATGCGCGGCCTGTCCGTGCTCGTCGGTGCCGGCGTCGAGGGCTACACCGGTGGCCTCGCTCCGGAGATCAACCCCGGCGCCACCGTGGGCGTGATGGCCGGCCTGCGGCCCAGCAAGGTGTTCGGTCTCGAGCTCGGCTACAGCGGCGCGGTGAACAACCTGGATGCGGACGTGGGCGGCAGCGGCCCGGACATCGTGCGCAACGGCGCCGTGGCCAACGTCACCCTCGGCCTCACCGCCGCTCCCATCCAGCCGTACGTGCTCGGTGGCTTCGGCATGAACTGGTACAACATCCGCAACGGCGAGGCGCTCGGCTTCTCGGATGACACCAGCTCGCGCGTCCCGGTGGGCGTCGGTCTGCGCACCCACATCGGTGACTTCACCGCCGATGCCCGCGTCAACTACAACATCCTCCTCAACGAGGACTTCGCCCCGGGCGTGGACGACCGCTTCAGCACCGGTAGCTACCAGGGCACCCTCAACCTCGGCGGCACCTTCTGA
- a CDS encoding YqaA family protein — translation MSDSTPVAAAPEKLSWYRRLYLRVEALSSSPHAVAAMLLVSVVDGSVFPIPPFALLVPMVLAQPQKWVRYALLGTVASLFGGFIGYYLGDLLRQGAISFLEIDMNMRITRFGIDATLGELLGQNFWALALLCSVLPTPFKVVAIGSGMVGVPLDRFFLAAVLGRSVRFFLVSGVMRYFGPTARKWLRV, via the coding sequence ATGTCCGATTCGACCCCCGTGGCCGCCGCCCCCGAGAAGCTCTCCTGGTACCGCCGTCTCTACCTGCGCGTGGAGGCGCTGTCCTCCTCGCCGCACGCCGTGGCAGCGATGCTGCTGGTGTCCGTGGTGGACGGCTCGGTGTTCCCCATCCCGCCCTTCGCGCTGCTGGTGCCCATGGTGCTCGCCCAGCCCCAGAAGTGGGTGCGCTACGCGCTGCTGGGCACGGTGGCCAGCCTCTTCGGCGGCTTCATCGGGTACTACCTCGGAGACCTGCTCCGCCAGGGAGCCATCAGCTTCCTGGAGATCGACATGAACATGCGCATCACGCGCTTCGGCATCGACGCGACGCTGGGTGAGCTGCTCGGGCAGAACTTCTGGGCGCTCGCGCTGCTGTGCTCGGTGCTGCCCACCCCCTTCAAGGTGGTGGCCATCGGCAGCGGCATGGTGGGCGTGCCGCTGGACCGCTTCTTCCTGGCGGCGGTGCTGGGCCGCTCGGTGCGCTTCTTCCTGGTGTCCGGCGTGATGCGGTACTTCGGGCCCACCGCCCGCAAGTGGCTGCGCGTCTGA
- a CDS encoding MotA/TolQ/ExbB proton channel family protein yields MNLGYLTNLTILANAGGHGAERSLFEEIAKRWEAGQWGMYPIAVCLVFALAIMIERGIMLFGKASINKDAFLRGLKKHIYAGDLDKAINYVAGQKQTPLTQVIKAGLMNVPKGEEEVQAALDEASLRETPKIEARTGYLAMLGNAAMLAGLLGTVSGLIACFEAVANVNPADKATILANGISEAMNCTGFGLLTAIPAVVAFSILSGRATSIVNDINETSVAVLNLIVNNRDKFKNATVSASARDSEE; encoded by the coding sequence ATGAACCTGGGGTATTTGACGAATCTGACCATCCTCGCCAATGCTGGCGGTCACGGCGCCGAGCGCAGCCTCTTCGAGGAGATCGCCAAGCGCTGGGAGGCGGGTCAGTGGGGTATGTATCCCATCGCCGTCTGCCTGGTGTTCGCGCTGGCCATCATGATCGAGCGCGGCATCATGTTGTTCGGCAAGGCGTCCATCAACAAGGACGCCTTCCTGCGTGGGCTCAAGAAGCACATCTACGCCGGTGACCTGGACAAGGCCATCAACTACGTGGCCGGCCAGAAGCAGACGCCGCTCACCCAGGTCATCAAGGCTGGCCTGATGAACGTTCCCAAGGGCGAGGAGGAAGTCCAGGCCGCTCTGGACGAGGCCAGCCTGCGTGAGACGCCGAAGATCGAGGCCCGCACCGGTTACCTCGCCATGCTCGGCAACGCGGCCATGCTCGCGGGGCTTCTCGGAACGGTGTCCGGTCTGATCGCCTGCTTCGAGGCCGTGGCCAACGTGAACCCGGCCGACAAGGCGACCATTCTCGCCAACGGTATTTCCGAAGCCATGAACTGCACCGGCTTCGGTCTGCTCACGGCCATCCCGGCCGTCGTGGCCTTCTCCATCCTCTCGGGCCGCGCCACCTCCATCGTCAACGACATCAACGAGACGAGCGTTGCCGTGCTGAACCTGATCGTGAACAACCGCGACAAGTTCAAGAACGCCACCGTGTCGGCCTCCGCCCGGGACTCCGAGGAGTAG